Proteins found in one Aquibium microcysteis genomic segment:
- a CDS encoding ribokinase, which produces MVIVIGSINLDMITTVGSLPGPGETVRGDRFATAPGGKGANQALAAARAGASVRMIGAVGTDPFASEALALLAAGGIDLSGVKSAAEPTGVALILVGADGENMIAVAPGANNAVTPDDVAGTEFAEGDVLLLQHEIPLETVTAALDAARAAGALSVLNIAPFAAEAVGFVGKADVIVANETEFDMCAAAMSLAGADRAGRMRSFVGRTGRAIVVTLGAEGVLAATVVGDLAVPTIPVKPVDTVGAGDTFCGYLGAGLAQGLPLETALGRAAAAGALACLRHGAQPAIPLRADVEDAVAKAGS; this is translated from the coding sequence TTGGTCATCGTGATCGGCTCCATCAATCTCGACATGATCACCACGGTCGGAAGCCTGCCCGGGCCCGGCGAAACGGTGCGCGGCGACCGCTTCGCGACGGCGCCCGGGGGCAAGGGCGCCAATCAGGCCCTTGCTGCGGCGCGCGCCGGAGCGTCCGTGCGGATGATCGGTGCGGTGGGCACCGATCCCTTCGCGTCGGAAGCGCTGGCCCTGCTTGCGGCCGGCGGCATCGACCTCTCCGGAGTGAAGAGCGCGGCCGAGCCGACCGGCGTAGCGCTGATCCTGGTCGGCGCCGACGGCGAAAACATGATCGCGGTGGCGCCTGGCGCCAACAATGCCGTGACGCCTGACGACGTCGCGGGCACCGAATTTGCGGAGGGCGATGTTCTGCTGCTTCAGCACGAAATCCCGCTGGAGACGGTGACGGCAGCGCTGGACGCGGCGCGGGCTGCAGGCGCGCTCTCGGTGCTCAACATCGCTCCCTTCGCGGCGGAAGCCGTCGGGTTCGTCGGCAAGGCCGACGTGATCGTGGCAAACGAGACCGAGTTCGACATGTGCGCAGCCGCCATGTCGCTCGCCGGGGCCGACCGGGCAGGCCGGATGCGCAGCTTCGTCGGAAGGACGGGCCGGGCGATCGTCGTGACGCTCGGTGCGGAAGGAGTGCTGGCCGCCACCGTCGTCGGAGACCTCGCGGTTCCGACGATTCCCGTAAAACCGGTCGATACGGTGGGCGCGGGCGACACCTTCTGCGGCTATCTCGGCGCGGGCCTGGCGCAAGGGCTGCCGCTGGAGACGGCCCTGGGCCGGGCCGCAGCGGCGGGAGCGCTCGCCTGCCTGCGGCATGGAGCACAGCCGGCAATCCCCCTGCGCGCAGACGTGGAGGATGCTGTGGCGAAGGCAGGCAGCTGA
- a CDS encoding nucleoside hydrolase, which yields MDAGRRIIIDTDPGQDDAVAILLALASPELEVMGITAVAGNVPLALTQKNARMICELAGRHDVRVHAGAVRPLVRRLVTAEHVHGRTGLDGPQLPEPTMPLQQKHAVDFIVDTLMAEEPGTVTLCPLGPLTNIAEALNRAPAIAGRIREIVLMGGGFFEGGNVTPAAEFNIYVDPHAAEIVFSSGVPIVMMPLDVTHKALTTASRVAAFRELGSRVGIATAEMLEFFERFDEEKYGSDGGPLHDPCVIAYLLRPELFRGRLCNVAIETSSEVTMGMTVIDWWGVTDRPKNAMVMRDIDSDGFFALLTERLGRL from the coding sequence ATGGACGCGGGTCGCAGGATCATCATCGACACGGACCCGGGCCAGGATGACGCGGTCGCCATCCTGCTCGCGCTCGCCAGTCCCGAGCTCGAAGTGATGGGGATCACGGCGGTCGCCGGCAACGTACCGCTCGCGCTCACCCAGAAGAATGCACGTATGATCTGCGAACTCGCCGGCCGCCATGACGTCCGTGTCCATGCAGGGGCGGTCCGTCCGCTGGTGCGGCGCCTCGTGACGGCCGAGCACGTGCATGGCCGTACCGGGCTCGACGGTCCGCAACTGCCCGAACCGACGATGCCGCTGCAGCAGAAGCACGCGGTCGACTTCATCGTCGATACTCTGATGGCCGAGGAACCGGGGACGGTGACGCTGTGTCCGCTCGGCCCGCTGACCAACATCGCCGAAGCGCTCAACCGCGCGCCCGCAATCGCTGGCCGCATCCGCGAGATCGTGCTGATGGGCGGAGGCTTCTTCGAGGGCGGCAACGTCACGCCGGCGGCCGAGTTCAACATCTACGTTGATCCGCATGCTGCCGAGATCGTGTTCTCTTCCGGCGTTCCGATCGTGATGATGCCGCTCGACGTGACGCACAAGGCGCTGACGACGGCGAGCCGCGTCGCCGCTTTCCGTGAACTCGGTAGCAGGGTGGGTATCGCCACGGCCGAGATGCTGGAATTCTTCGAGCGATTCGACGAGGAAAAGTACGGAAGCGACGGTGGACCGCTGCATGACCCCTGCGTGATCGCCTATCTCCTGAGGCCGGAACTCTTCCGGGGCAGGCTTTGCAACGTTGCCATCGAGACCTCTTCCGAGGTCACCATGGGAATGACCGTGATCGACTGGTGGGGCGTGACGGACAGGCCGAAGAACGCGATGGTGATGCGCGACATCGATTCCGACGGCTTCTTCGCGCTCTTGACGGAGCGTCTGGGTCGCCTCTGA
- a CDS encoding DUF1150 family protein: MTDDPHILTMTADQFAHLGEGALAYLRKVKSEDLTGRFPGMPAIAPGLELWALFAANGRPILLTDERDSAIGAAMQNQLTPVSIH; this comes from the coding sequence ATGACTGACGATCCTCACATTCTGACGATGACCGCCGACCAGTTCGCCCATCTCGGCGAGGGCGCGCTCGCCTACCTGCGCAAGGTGAAGAGCGAAGATCTGACGGGACGTTTCCCCGGCATGCCGGCGATCGCTCCGGGTCTCGAGCTATGGGCCCTGTTTGCGGCCAATGGCCGCCCCATCCTCCTGACGGATGAACGCGACAGCGCCATCGGCGCAGCGATGCAGAACCAGTTGACCCCCGTCAGCATTCACTGA
- a CDS encoding methylated-DNA--[protein]-cysteine S-methyltransferase, protein MHAQQAILERDVTPAPGTPHATDYEIVRKVIETISLDFRHQPSLDELAETAGLTATALQKLFTRWAGLSPKAFLQAVTLDHARRLLDQGMPLLETSLEVGMSGPGRLHDLFVTHEAMSPGDYKSRGAGLVMRHGFHACPFGIALVMTTDRGLAGLAFCDPGGERAALEDMTGRWPNASHVEDTAATAPYAARIFDPGRWRDEEPLRVVLIGTDFQVRVWEALLRIPLGRAKPYSTIAAEIGAPKASRAVGAAIGANPVSFVVPCHRAVGKNGALTGYHWGLTRKRAMLGWEAGQAVA, encoded by the coding sequence ATGCACGCACAACAGGCCATCCTCGAACGCGACGTGACGCCCGCGCCCGGCACGCCGCACGCCACCGACTACGAGATCGTCCGCAAGGTGATCGAGACCATAAGCCTCGACTTCCGTCACCAGCCCTCGCTGGATGAACTGGCCGAGACGGCCGGCCTGACGGCGACGGCGCTGCAGAAGCTGTTCACCCGCTGGGCCGGTCTGTCGCCGAAGGCTTTCCTGCAGGCCGTGACGCTCGACCATGCGCGCCGCCTGCTCGACCAGGGCATGCCCTTGCTGGAAACGTCGCTGGAAGTGGGGATGTCCGGCCCCGGACGGCTGCACGATCTCTTCGTGACGCACGAGGCGATGTCACCCGGCGACTACAAGAGCCGCGGCGCAGGCCTGGTCATGCGCCACGGATTTCACGCCTGTCCTTTCGGCATCGCCCTGGTGATGACGACCGACCGAGGCCTGGCCGGCCTGGCCTTCTGCGATCCGGGCGGAGAGCGGGCGGCACTGGAGGACATGACGGGCCGCTGGCCGAACGCGAGCCACGTCGAGGATACGGCCGCTACGGCGCCCTACGCAGCGCGCATCTTCGACCCTGGCCGCTGGCGAGACGAGGAGCCGTTGCGGGTGGTGCTCATCGGCACCGACTTTCAGGTGCGGGTGTGGGAAGCGCTGCTCAGGATTCCGCTCGGACGGGCCAAGCCCTATTCGACGATCGCCGCCGAGATCGGCGCGCCGAAGGCCAGCCGTGCGGTCGGCGCGGCGATCGGAGCCAATCCGGTCTCCTTCGTGGTTCCCTGCCATCGCGCCGTGGGCAAGAACGGCGCCCTCACCGGCTATCATTGGGGGCTCACACGCAAGCGGGCGATGCTCGGCTGGGAAGCGGGCCAGGCCGTCGCCTGA
- a CDS encoding Hsp20 family protein, translating to MTRLTPFSNPLLLGFDTMEKTLERVSKSGDGYPPYNIERLKPAGCGSERLRITLAVAGFTDDDLDVTTEENQLVIRGKQSEDAERDYLHRGIAARQFQRVFVLADGMRVVGAELKNGLLSVDLDRPQPEKLVRKINISVKD from the coding sequence ATGACGCGCCTGACGCCCTTCTCGAATCCGCTGCTTCTCGGGTTCGACACCATGGAGAAGACGCTCGAACGCGTGTCGAAATCCGGAGACGGATATCCGCCGTACAATATCGAGCGGCTGAAGCCGGCCGGGTGCGGCAGCGAGCGGCTCCGCATCACGCTGGCGGTGGCGGGTTTCACGGACGACGATCTCGACGTCACGACCGAAGAGAACCAGCTTGTCATCCGCGGCAAGCAGAGCGAAGACGCTGAACGGGACTACCTGCACCGCGGGATCGCAGCGCGGCAGTTCCAAAGGGTCTTCGTACTTGCGGATGGCATGCGGGTCGTCGGCGCGGAATTGAAGAACGGGCTCCTGTCAGTGGATCTGGACCGTCCCCAGCCGGAAAAGCTGGTACGGAAAATAAACATCTCGGTGAAAGACTGA
- the ptsN gene encoding PTS IIA-like nitrogen regulatory protein PtsN, with product MDLSDLIEVPAIMPALKANSKKQLLQLLAEKASAVTGLPEREIFDTILQRERLGSTGVGNGIAIPHGKLPGIKAITGVFARLDHPVEFESLDDQPVDLVFLLLAPEGAGADHLKALSRIARVLRDSETVAKIRGTRDAAAIYTFLATAPASHAA from the coding sequence ATGGATCTCAGCGATCTTATCGAGGTACCGGCCATCATGCCGGCCTTGAAGGCGAATTCGAAGAAGCAACTCCTTCAGCTTCTCGCCGAAAAGGCGAGCGCCGTCACCGGCCTTCCGGAGCGTGAGATATTCGACACGATCCTCCAGCGCGAACGCCTGGGATCGACCGGCGTGGGCAATGGCATCGCCATTCCGCATGGCAAGCTGCCGGGAATCAAGGCCATCACCGGCGTCTTCGCCCGACTGGATCATCCCGTCGAGTTCGAATCTCTCGACGACCAGCCCGTGGACCTCGTGTTCCTGCTGCTGGCCCCGGAAGGCGCCGGGGCCGATCACCTCAAGGCGCTGTCGCGAATCGCGCGCGTGCTGCGGGATTCCGAAACGGTGGCCAAGATACGCGGGACGCGCGATGCCGCGGCCATCTACACGTTCCTGGCCACGGCACCGGCGTCGCATGCTGCCTGA